One genomic segment of Thermomicrobiales bacterium includes these proteins:
- the ftsY gene encoding signal recognition particle-docking protein FtsY: MILRRIFQRRTEVQPELEEGLKKTRRGIFADITALFDRSAIDEELFEDLEALLIQADLGVDTTMDVVEALREDIRREHITDPAIARSFLRDEMVKLLENATKNRKVKIFQRGVPFVILVVGVNGTGKTTTIAKLANFHKSRGRTVMLVAGDTFRAAAIDQLKVWGERIGVPIVAHGPGADPGAVVFDGMQAAHNRNADILIVDTAGRLHTKHDLMAELTKIRKVMQRYVPNAPQEVLLVIDATTGQNGLVQAQKFAEATDVTDIAIAKLDGTARGGIAFAISRELGTPISYVGTGEKVTDFAEFNHEAFVDALFFEEGE; the protein is encoded by the coding sequence GTGATTCTCAGGCGCATCTTTCAACGTCGTACCGAGGTTCAGCCGGAGCTCGAAGAGGGGCTGAAGAAGACGCGGCGTGGCATCTTCGCCGACATCACCGCCCTCTTCGACCGCAGCGCCATTGATGAGGAGCTGTTCGAGGATCTGGAAGCACTGCTCATCCAGGCCGACCTCGGCGTCGATACGACGATGGATGTCGTCGAGGCGTTGCGCGAGGACATCCGCCGCGAGCACATCACCGACCCGGCCATCGCCCGATCATTCCTCCGCGACGAGATGGTCAAGCTGCTGGAGAACGCAACCAAGAACCGCAAGGTCAAGATCTTCCAGCGCGGCGTGCCGTTCGTCATCCTCGTCGTCGGCGTCAACGGCACCGGCAAGACGACGACCATCGCCAAGCTGGCCAATTTTCATAAGTCCCGCGGCCGCACCGTCATGCTCGTCGCCGGTGACACGTTCCGCGCGGCAGCGATCGACCAGCTGAAGGTCTGGGGCGAGCGCATCGGCGTGCCGATCGTCGCCCACGGACCAGGTGCCGATCCGGGCGCGGTCGTCTTCGACGGCATGCAGGCGGCACACAACCGCAACGCCGACATCCTCATCGTCGACACCGCCGGTCGGCTGCACACCAAGCACGACCTGATGGCCGAGCTGACCAAGATCCGCAAGGTCATGCAGCGCTACGTGCCGAACGCCCCGCAGGAAGTCCTGCTCGTCATCGACGCGACGACTGGCCAGAACGGCCTCGTCCAGGCACAGAAGTTCGCCGAAGCGACCGACGTCACCGACATCGCCATCGCCAAGCTCGACGGCACCGCCCGCGGCGGCATCGCCTTCGCTATCTCACGCGAGTTGGGCACGCCGATCTCCTACGTCGGCACCGGCGAGAAAGTCACCGACTTCGCCGAGTTCAACCACGAAGCCTTCGTCGATGCGCTGTTCTTTGAGGAGGGGGAATAG